A single window of Nicotiana sylvestris chromosome 3, ASM39365v2, whole genome shotgun sequence DNA harbors:
- the LOC138888687 gene encoding uncharacterized protein → MNDIVHATLKANLIDTELMGRISLLEKVARDSEKTILEAEKVTREAQLEAANWKGQFDSAQIAIEDMQENRSNLEQQVRALTLELAVAKASSSQAEKDKERLESSFSDQLSKAKEEIKELKALQRQKEVYEKDLAQRLTQTQMDLRASTDKIRALESSNASLQISFNSILAENEELKSEIAVWERDYELLEDKMVVEVSWTFLNSRRDALTEASQENFNLESELAKVMEIIEKAQQPLDFPSPAIEAPETNVALAQVPEVEATVDQAPEGEATMAQTSEVEASVTLAHLIEPAVSSQVDTVLVVVPSDVGTITSDAPASQ, encoded by the exons ATGAACGACATTGTTcatgccactttgaag GCCAACCTCATTGATACAGAGTTGATGGGCAGAATTTCTCTTTTAGAGAAGGTGGCCCGTGACTCTGAGAAAACAATTCTTGAAGCCGAGAAAGTGACTCGTGAAGCTCAACTAGAAGCGGCTAACTGGAAAGGGCAATTTGATAGTGCACAAATTGctattgaagatatgcaagagAATAGGAGTAACCTGGAGCAGCAAGTGCGTGCATTGACTTTGGAATTGGCAGtggccaaggcttcttcaagccaagcAGAGAAGGACAAAGAACGCCTTGAGTCTTCTTTCTCAGATCAGCTATCTAAGGCAAAGGAGGAGATTAAAGAGTTGAAAGCACTTCAGAGACAAAAGGAGGTTTATGAGAAGGATCTTGCACAGAGATTGACTCAAACTCAAATGGACTTGAGGGCCTCTACTGATAAAATCCGTGCTTTGGAAAGTTCCAATGCCTCTCTTCAAATCTCCTTCAATTCCatcttggctgaaaatgaagaacTCAAAAGTGAAATTGCTGTTTGGGAAAGAGACTACGAACTTCTCGAGGATAAAATGGTTGTTGAGGTAAGTTGGACTTTTCTGAACTCTCGCCGTGATGCCTTAACTGAGGCTAGCCAAGAGAACTTTAATTTAGAGTCAGAATTGGCTAAAGTCATGGAGATTATTGAGAAGGCTCAACAACCACTGGACTTTCCATCTCCCGCAATTGAGGCTCCCGAAACTAATGTAGCCTTGGCTCAAGTTCCTGAAGTTGAAGCTACCGTGGATCAAGCTCCCGAAGGTGAAGCTACCATGGCTCAAACTTCCgaagttgaagcttccgtgactcTTGCTCACCTCATCGAGCCTGCTGTTTCAAGTCAAGTTGACACCGTGCTTGTGGTTGTTCCTTCTGATGTTGGCACCATTACTTCTGATGCTCCTGCCTCCCAGTGA